From the genome of Hymenobacter sp. PAMC 26628, one region includes:
- a CDS encoding DUF4175 family protein yields the protein MLEQFQQQRVAGRFTQLAEGKEQLLPVDFRRPGLLALGLLVAGAAAWAWPAAGPQAVAPAAVPVHFNAPPVRPGAPAPARLLETQLLVTPPAYTRRAAFAPAQASFRCPQGARVRWRVRVSRPVAGGAPVLEMGGRRVAFRPVAGAANMFEAEQVMNASALYRLRFAGTVSDDYAIDVQADQAPAVRILTPKAYTLVPARGARPEVPVRALLRDDYGLSRAELVITVAQGAGEAVKFREVRRDLSTALGALPAQATVGSLLNLKQLGLTYGDELYFYISARDNNGHNARSDAYLVQWQDTAQAAGVSGLMGGPKVAPAYFRSQRQLIIDTQKLLADRKKLTPSELTSRANELGADQQALRLRYGKFMGEELEPGLGVTAGPETEAQPAPRAESHAPIAEDDDTPAPAAAPAAGHDDHDHEASAPMGGNASPTAETDALLQPYIHKHDDAETADFLEPAVKTKLRAVLDQMWAAELRLRTAQPAAALPYEYRALRLLKQVQQQTRAFVKKAGFAPPAAPEPNLRLTGDLKGAAAPHLQAQVPAPAAQPAVRGALAWLAASAAGQPARPADARLLESAGAALAQAAVQQPGAYLAALRDLRRLLSDVRAARPPCPDCRRTVARALTDLLPPPPPADAAPPAPDRLARRYFQNLSR from the coding sequence TTGCTGGAGCAATTCCAGCAGCAGCGCGTGGCCGGGCGCTTTACGCAACTTGCTGAGGGCAAAGAACAATTGTTGCCCGTTGACTTCCGCCGGCCGGGCCTGCTGGCCCTGGGGCTGCTAGTGGCCGGGGCCGCCGCCTGGGCCTGGCCAGCGGCGGGGCCCCAGGCGGTAGCGCCGGCCGCCGTACCTGTGCACTTCAACGCGCCGCCGGTCCGGCCGGGGGCCCCCGCGCCGGCCCGCCTCCTCGAAACCCAGCTGCTGGTGACGCCCCCGGCCTACACCCGGCGGGCGGCGTTTGCCCCGGCGCAGGCGTCGTTTCGGTGCCCGCAGGGAGCACGGGTGCGCTGGCGGGTGCGCGTGAGCCGGCCGGTGGCCGGTGGGGCCCCGGTACTGGAGATGGGCGGGCGCCGGGTGGCCTTCCGGCCGGTGGCGGGCGCGGCCAATATGTTTGAGGCCGAACAGGTTATGAACGCCTCGGCGCTGTACCGGCTGCGGTTTGCGGGCACCGTGTCCGACGACTACGCCATCGACGTGCAGGCCGACCAAGCGCCCGCGGTGCGCATCCTCACGCCCAAAGCCTACACGCTGGTGCCCGCCCGTGGGGCCCGGCCCGAGGTGCCGGTGCGCGCCCTGCTGCGCGACGACTACGGGTTGAGCCGCGCCGAGCTGGTCATCACCGTGGCCCAGGGCGCGGGCGAGGCGGTGAAATTTCGCGAAGTGCGGCGCGACCTGAGCACGGCCCTGGGGGCCCTGCCGGCGCAAGCCACGGTGGGCAGCCTGCTCAATTTGAAGCAGTTGGGCCTGACTTATGGCGACGAGCTGTACTTCTACATTTCGGCCCGCGACAACAACGGCCACAACGCCCGCTCCGACGCCTACCTGGTGCAGTGGCAGGACACCGCCCAGGCCGCCGGCGTGTCGGGCCTGATGGGGGGCCCCAAGGTGGCCCCGGCGTATTTCCGCAGCCAGCGCCAGCTCATCATCGACACCCAGAAGCTGCTGGCGGATCGTAAAAAACTCACGCCAAGCGAATTGACCAGCCGTGCCAACGAGCTGGGAGCCGACCAGCAGGCGCTGCGCCTGCGCTACGGCAAGTTCATGGGCGAGGAGCTGGAGCCCGGCCTGGGCGTGACGGCGGGCCCCGAAACCGAAGCCCAGCCCGCGCCCCGCGCCGAGTCGCACGCGCCCATTGCGGAGGACGACGACACGCCCGCGCCCGCCGCCGCGCCGGCCGCGGGCCACGACGACCACGACCACGAGGCCAGCGCGCCGATGGGTGGCAACGCCTCACCCACGGCCGAAACCGACGCCCTGCTCCAGCCCTACATCCACAAGCACGACGACGCGGAAACCGCTGATTTCCTGGAGCCCGCCGTGAAAACCAAGCTGCGCGCCGTGCTCGACCAGATGTGGGCCGCCGAGCTGCGCCTGCGCACCGCCCAGCCCGCCGCCGCCCTGCCCTACGAGTACCGGGCCCTGCGCCTGCTCAAGCAAGTGCAGCAGCAAACCCGCGCCTTCGTCAAGAAAGCCGGCTTCGCCCCGCCGGCCGCGCCCGAGCCCAACCTGCGCCTCACCGGCGACCTGAAGGGCGCGGCCGCCCCGCATTTGCAGGCGCAGGTGCCCGCGCCCGCTGCCCAGCCCGCCGTGCGCGGGGCCCTGGCCTGGCTGGCCGCCAGCGCCGCCGGCCAGCCCGCCCGCCCCGCCGACGCCCGCCTGCTAGAGTCCGCCGGCGCCGCCCTGGCCCAGGCTGCCGTGCAGCAGCCGGGGGCCTACCTCGCCGCCCTGCGCGACCTCCGCCGCTTGCTCAGCGACGTGCGCGCCGCCCGCCCGCCCTGCCCCGACTGCCGCCGCACGGTGGCCCGCGCCCTCACCGACCTGCTGCCCCCGCCCCCGCCCGCCGACGCGGCCCCGCCTGCCCCCGACCGGCTGGCGCGGCGCTATTTCCAGAATTTAAGCCGTTGA
- a CDS encoding oxidoreductase, whose product MEASYGFHFKQIYHARSNKNWFITGASTGLGEALATYLLEKGDRVAATFRQPAQADEFTKKAPGQALGVLVDVTDAAQIAAAVQQSVDAFGRIDVLVNNAGYGSLGSIEEVLEEEVQRQFDVNVFGPLRLVRAVLPHLRAQKSGNILNITSVGGLIGMAHAGIYNGSKFALEGLGESLAAPLGPLGIHVTNVEPGPFRTNWAGVSATYTETKIADYQATVGEGLKASLGRDGNQAGDPVKAAEAMYQLVRLPNPPVHLLLGAFAYKLTRQKFQGLLKEIDDFAYLGEPTDF is encoded by the coding sequence ATGGAAGCGTCTTACGGCTTCCATTTCAAGCAAATTTATCATGCTCGAAGCAACAAAAATTGGTTTATTACCGGCGCCTCCACCGGGTTGGGCGAGGCACTGGCCACGTACTTGCTGGAGAAAGGCGACCGGGTAGCGGCCACGTTCCGGCAGCCCGCGCAAGCCGACGAATTCACGAAAAAAGCCCCCGGCCAAGCCCTGGGCGTACTGGTTGACGTCACCGACGCCGCGCAAATCGCCGCCGCCGTGCAGCAAAGCGTGGACGCTTTTGGGCGCATCGACGTGCTGGTGAACAATGCCGGCTACGGCTCGCTGGGCAGCATCGAAGAAGTATTGGAGGAAGAAGTGCAGCGCCAGTTCGACGTGAACGTGTTTGGGCCCCTGCGCCTGGTGCGGGCCGTGCTGCCGCACCTGCGGGCGCAAAAATCGGGCAACATCCTCAACATCACCTCCGTGGGCGGGCTGATCGGCATGGCCCACGCCGGCATCTACAACGGCTCGAAGTTCGCCCTCGAAGGCCTGGGCGAGTCGCTGGCCGCGCCGCTGGGGCCCCTGGGCATCCACGTTACCAACGTGGAGCCGGGCCCGTTCCGCACCAACTGGGCCGGGGTTTCGGCCACCTACACCGAAACCAAAATTGCTGACTACCAGGCTACTGTAGGCGAGGGCCTGAAAGCCTCGCTGGGCCGCGACGGCAACCAGGCCGGCGACCCCGTGAAGGCTGCCGAGGCCATGTACCAGCTCGTGCGCCTGCCCAATCCGCCCGTGCACCTGCTGCTGGGCGCGTTTGCCTACAAGCTGACCCGCCAGAAATTCCAGGGCCTCCTCAAGGAAATCGACGACTTCGCCTACCTCGGCGAGCCCACGGATTTCTAG
- a CDS encoding head GIN domain-containing protein, producing MKFFRLLLPALVLGTAVAAVPPAAPIATPAPAAQEVRDVPAFTQVNLATSVAVEVRQGSPQRVVVEGAPDDLAELRTTVDGGRLIIDTKSGSDWKAFLRNHSSLGNMTVRITMPTINALSVSSSGSLRAPSVRAENLTLGVSSSGSVEVAQVQATNVRAAVSSSGHLGIGQLQAAELHSALSSSGSIKVGGGTCPRHEVAISGSGSVTAPDLRSATCEARISSSGSCRVQATETLDARISGSGGVIVTGNPKITSRTSGSGGVRQG from the coding sequence ATGAAATTCTTCCGCCTGTTACTGCCGGCCCTGGTGCTGGGCACCGCCGTGGCCGCTGTGCCGCCCGCGGCCCCCATTGCCACCCCCGCGCCCGCCGCCCAGGAGGTGCGCGACGTGCCTGCCTTCACGCAGGTAAACCTGGCCACGTCGGTGGCCGTGGAGGTGCGGCAGGGCAGCCCGCAGCGAGTGGTGGTGGAGGGCGCGCCCGACGACCTGGCCGAGCTGCGCACCACCGTGGACGGCGGCCGCCTCATCATCGACACCAAATCGGGCTCCGATTGGAAAGCGTTCCTGCGCAACCATTCCAGCCTGGGCAACATGACCGTGCGCATCACCATGCCCACCATCAATGCCTTGTCGGTGAGCAGCTCCGGCTCGCTCAGGGCCCCCAGCGTGCGGGCCGAAAACCTAACCCTGGGCGTGAGCAGCTCGGGCTCGGTGGAGGTAGCGCAGGTGCAGGCCACCAACGTGCGGGCGGCGGTAAGCAGCTCGGGCCACCTCGGCATCGGCCAGCTGCAGGCCGCCGAGCTGCACTCGGCCCTGTCGAGCTCGGGCAGCATCAAGGTAGGGGGCGGCACCTGCCCGCGCCACGAGGTGGCCATCAGCGGCTCGGGCTCGGTAACGGCCCCCGATTTGCGGTCGGCCACCTGCGAGGCGCGCATCAGCAGCTCGGGCAGCTGCCGCGTGCAGGCCACCGAAACGCTCGACGCGCGCATCAGCGGCTCGGGCGGAGTCATCGTAACCGGCAACCCCAAAATCACGAGCCGCACCAGCGGCAGCGGCGGCGTGCGCCAAGGATAG
- a CDS encoding nuclear transport factor 2 family protein, producing the protein MTAIQEVEQLERQRFAAQISKDYAVLEKIFADDLVYTHSNGHQDSKASYIASIRAGQSRYDQVDIEALSIRPYNDERTALVNGTVRIDLGPGPDGQPLTTRIKYAVVYIKNPQGWQLVLWHAQKQAS; encoded by the coding sequence ATGACCGCCATTCAGGAAGTTGAACAGCTCGAACGCCAGCGCTTCGCCGCGCAAATATCCAAGGATTACGCCGTGCTGGAAAAAATCTTCGCCGACGACCTCGTCTACACCCACTCCAACGGCCACCAGGACAGCAAGGCGAGCTACATCGCCAGCATCCGCGCCGGCCAGAGCCGCTACGACCAAGTGGACATCGAGGCCCTGAGCATCCGCCCCTACAACGACGAGCGCACGGCCCTCGTGAACGGCACCGTGCGCATCGACTTGGGCCCCGGCCCCGACGGCCAGCCCCTCACCACGCGCATCAAGTACGCGGTGGTCTACATCAAAAACCCCCAGGGCTGGCAGCTGGTGCTCTGGCACGCCCAAAAACAAGCTTCTTAG
- the purU gene encoding formyltetrahydrofolate deformylase, which produces MPHLLLIQSPDEPGLIYKITAVLFAHGLNILRNDEFVEPAGNVFFMRTEFAGAFDAGALGAALAGALPAAATVRLSDNRPKDVVLLVTKEHHCLSELLVRHAFGELNANVLAVVSNHEVLGPLTRQFGVPFHYLPHAGRSRAAHEAEVLAALAGYRPDLVVLAKYMRILSPEFVAPYANRLVNIHHSFLPAFVGASPYAQAHARGVKIIGATAHFVNEQLDEGPIIAQRVIPTDHTRSAREMAQAGRDVEKIVLARALELVLDERVFVHRNKTVIFD; this is translated from the coding sequence ATGCCGCACCTGCTGCTCATTCAATCGCCCGACGAGCCCGGGCTGATTTACAAAATCACCGCCGTGCTCTTCGCCCACGGCCTCAACATCTTGCGCAACGACGAGTTCGTGGAGCCCGCGGGCAACGTGTTTTTCATGCGCACCGAGTTTGCCGGCGCCTTCGACGCCGGGGCCCTGGGCGCGGCGCTGGCGGGGGCCCTGCCCGCCGCGGCCACCGTGCGCCTGAGCGACAACCGGCCCAAAGACGTGGTGCTGCTCGTCACCAAAGAGCACCATTGCCTGAGCGAGCTGCTGGTGCGCCACGCCTTCGGCGAGTTGAACGCCAACGTGTTGGCCGTCGTCAGCAACCACGAGGTGCTGGGGCCCCTCACGCGCCAGTTCGGCGTGCCCTTCCACTACCTGCCGCACGCGGGCCGCAGCCGCGCCGCGCACGAGGCCGAGGTACTGGCTGCGCTGGCCGGCTACCGGCCCGATTTGGTGGTGCTGGCCAAGTACATGCGCATCCTCTCGCCCGAATTTGTGGCGCCCTACGCCAATCGACTGGTCAACATCCACCACTCGTTTTTGCCGGCCTTCGTGGGGGCCAGCCCCTACGCCCAGGCCCACGCGCGGGGCGTGAAAATCATTGGCGCCACGGCCCACTTCGTGAACGAGCAGCTCGACGAGGGCCCCATCATCGCCCAGCGCGTCATCCCCACCGACCACACCCGCAGCGCCCGCGAAATGGCCCAGGCCGGCCGCGACGTGGAGAAGATTGTGCTGGCCCGCGCCCTGGAGCTGGTGCTCGACGAGCGGGTGTTTGTGCACCGCAACAAGACGGTTATTTTCGACTGA
- a CDS encoding phenylacetate--CoA ligase — MLFNPAAERMPLPRLRALQNERLRAQVAYVHARVPFYRQRLAAAGLTPAGFRGLEDLPKLGFTKKTDFRDNYPFGLFAVPEAEVARLHCSSGTTGKATVVGYTAADLAVFAELVARSLAAAGCRPGMKVQNAYGYGLFTGGLGIHYGAEKLGLTVIPVSGGSTDRQLQLLQDFRPEILCATPSYAQVLAEEIQRRGLDMGALNLQYAVLGAEPWTEAIRQQVQAGLRVAATNIYGLSEIMGPGVSQEEVDERGTGSYVWEDHFYPEIVDRLTGEPLPHGAPGVLVLSTLTKQALPILRYWTGDITHLSYEHSGKRTHVKMGPIQGRADDMLIIRGVNFFPTQIEDLLQHAEHLSPYYQVVATRRGRLDEVAVHVEVAAALWQALGLGAPSAAPGPPPETLVRVQGALAKKIKDNIGLSMAVHLVGPGQLPRSEGGKLNRVQDLRHL; from the coding sequence ATGCTTTTCAACCCCGCGGCCGAGCGGATGCCCCTGCCCCGGCTGCGGGCCCTGCAAAACGAGCGCCTGCGCGCGCAGGTGGCCTACGTGCACGCCCGGGTGCCGTTCTACCGGCAGCGGCTGGCCGCGGCGGGCCTCACGCCCGCGGGCTTCCGCGGGCTGGAGGACCTGCCCAAGCTGGGCTTCACCAAGAAAACGGACTTTCGGGACAACTACCCCTTTGGCCTGTTTGCGGTGCCCGAGGCCGAGGTGGCGCGGCTGCACTGCTCCAGCGGCACCACGGGCAAGGCCACGGTGGTGGGCTACACCGCCGCCGACCTCGCCGTGTTTGCCGAGCTGGTGGCCCGCTCGCTGGCCGCCGCCGGCTGCCGGCCGGGCATGAAGGTGCAAAACGCCTACGGCTACGGCCTCTTCACCGGGGGCCTGGGCATCCACTACGGGGCCGAAAAGCTGGGGCTGACGGTCATCCCCGTGTCGGGCGGCAGCACCGACCGGCAGCTGCAACTGCTGCAAGACTTCCGGCCCGAAATCCTCTGCGCCACGCCTTCCTACGCCCAGGTGCTGGCCGAGGAAATCCAGCGCCGCGGCCTGGATATGGGGGCCCTCAACCTGCAATACGCCGTGCTGGGGGCCGAGCCCTGGACGGAGGCCATCCGCCAGCAAGTGCAGGCCGGGCTGCGGGTGGCGGCCACCAACATTTACGGGCTGAGTGAAATCATGGGCCCCGGTGTGTCGCAGGAAGAGGTGGACGAGCGCGGCACGGGCAGCTACGTGTGGGAAGACCACTTCTACCCCGAAATAGTGGACCGCCTCACCGGCGAGCCCCTCCCCCACGGCGCACCGGGCGTGCTGGTGCTCAGCACCCTGACCAAGCAGGCGCTGCCCATTTTGCGGTACTGGACGGGCGACATCACGCACCTCTCGTACGAGCATTCGGGCAAGCGCACCCACGTGAAAATGGGCCCCATTCAGGGGCGGGCCGACGACATGCTCATCATTCGGGGGGTCAATTTTTTCCCCACCCAAATTGAGGACCTGCTCCAGCACGCGGAGCACCTGAGCCCCTACTACCAGGTGGTGGCCACCCGCCGCGGCCGCCTCGACGAGGTGGCGGTGCACGTGGAAGTGGCCGCCGCCCTGTGGCAGGCCCTGGGCCTGGGGGCCCCCAGCGCCGCGCCGGGGCCGCCGCCCGAGACACTGGTGCGCGTGCAGGGCGCGCTGGCCAAAAAAATCAAGGACAACATCGGCCTCAGCATGGCCGTGCACCTGGTGGGCCCCGGCCAGCTGCCGCGCAGCGAGGGCGGCAAGCTCAACCGGGTGCAGGACCTGCGCCACCTCTAA
- a CDS encoding TetR/AcrR family transcriptional regulator — MVETKKISKRQLILDEAAKLFKDRGYGGTSMRDLAGQVGMEAASMYNHIKAKDEILASICFRISDLYISQLGEISATQASYGDKIKALIRLHIRLMVEDGPAVSVANHDWKYLPEPKLGEFKQARKAYEKGFAALIEAGIAAGEFQPVNVSVALFTILSAVRWIELWYRPGRDLSAEELEANIITVLLHGLERK; from the coding sequence ATGGTAGAGACTAAAAAAATATCGAAACGCCAGCTGATCCTGGACGAGGCCGCCAAGCTCTTCAAAGACCGGGGCTACGGCGGCACGTCGATGCGCGACCTGGCTGGGCAGGTGGGCATGGAGGCGGCCAGCATGTACAACCACATCAAGGCCAAGGACGAAATTCTGGCCAGCATCTGCTTCCGGATTTCCGACTTGTACATCTCGCAGCTGGGCGAAATTTCCGCCACCCAGGCCAGCTACGGCGACAAAATTAAGGCCCTGATCCGCCTGCACATCCGCCTGATGGTGGAGGACGGCCCGGCCGTGTCCGTGGCCAACCACGACTGGAAGTACCTGCCCGAGCCCAAGCTGGGCGAGTTCAAGCAAGCCCGCAAAGCCTACGAGAAAGGCTTCGCGGCCCTCATCGAGGCCGGCATTGCGGCCGGCGAGTTCCAGCCCGTGAACGTGTCGGTGGCCCTGTTCACCATCCTGTCCGCCGTGCGCTGGATCGAGCTGTGGTACCGCCCGGGCCGCGACCTGTCGGCCGAAGAGCTGGAAGCCAACATCATCACCGTGCTCCTGCACGGCCTGGAGCGCAAGTAA
- the paaE gene encoding 1,2-phenylacetyl-CoA epoxidase subunit PaaE gives MSRFHSLAVKSITRETPDCVSVAFDVPAELREAFRYVPGQYLTLRRTHGGEELRRSYSLCSSPLDDEWRVAIKQVPGGRFSSLMVGGDGLRPGDRLDVMPPQGRFTPPALHPENAKLYVLFAAGSGITPVFSIAKTVLLAEPHSQVYLVYGNRGRNSIIFKEGIEALKNKFLNRLSVYHVLSREQGDADLLFGRIDREKTAQFLQKIVPAGRIDECFICGPEEMIMGVREALADAGVAPEKVHFELFASGAPKAARGPGRPASTDDQKSQVSVHLDGRAYRLDMSYYGDTILDAALAAGADAPYSCKNGMCSTCRARITAGTAAMDVNYSLSEDEIARGYVLTCQARPTAAQVAVDFDQ, from the coding sequence ATGAGCCGATTCCATTCCCTCGCCGTCAAAAGCATTACCCGCGAAACGCCTGACTGCGTGAGCGTAGCCTTCGACGTGCCCGCCGAGCTGCGCGAGGCGTTCCGCTACGTGCCGGGCCAGTACCTCACGCTGCGCCGCACCCACGGCGGCGAAGAGCTGCGCCGCTCCTACTCGCTGTGCAGCAGCCCTTTGGACGATGAGTGGCGCGTGGCCATCAAGCAGGTGCCGGGCGGCCGGTTCTCCAGCCTGATGGTGGGCGGCGACGGCTTGCGCCCCGGCGACCGGCTCGACGTGATGCCGCCGCAGGGCCGTTTCACGCCGCCCGCCCTGCACCCCGAGAACGCTAAGCTGTACGTGCTTTTTGCGGCGGGCAGCGGCATCACGCCGGTGTTTTCCATCGCCAAAACCGTGCTCCTCGCCGAGCCCCACAGCCAGGTGTATTTGGTGTATGGCAACCGCGGCCGCAACTCCATCATTTTCAAGGAAGGCATTGAGGCGCTGAAGAACAAGTTCCTGAACCGCCTGAGCGTGTACCACGTGCTGAGCCGCGAGCAGGGCGACGCCGACCTATTGTTCGGCCGCATCGACCGCGAAAAAACCGCGCAGTTCTTGCAAAAAATCGTGCCCGCGGGGCGCATCGACGAGTGCTTCATCTGCGGGCCCGAGGAGATGATTATGGGCGTGCGGGAGGCCCTAGCCGACGCCGGCGTGGCCCCGGAAAAAGTCCACTTCGAGCTGTTTGCCAGCGGGGCCCCCAAGGCCGCCCGGGGCCCCGGCCGCCCCGCCAGCACCGACGACCAAAAGAGCCAGGTAAGCGTGCACCTCGACGGCCGCGCCTACCGCCTCGACATGTCGTACTACGGCGACACGATTCTCGACGCCGCCCTGGCCGCCGGGGCCGACGCGCCCTACTCCTGCAAAAACGGCATGTGCAGCACCTGCCGCGCCCGCATCACAGCAGGCACCGCGGCGATGGACGTAAACTACTCGTTATCAGAAGATGAAATAGCCCGCGGCTATGTGCTCACGTGCCAGGCCCGCCCCACCGCGGCCCAGGTAGCGGTCGATTTCGACCAGTAG
- a CDS encoding alpha/beta fold hydrolase, with protein sequence MRNLTYYGLLLALLFGLGAPAAQAQTKPADRVPHHFFTLTNFRTEGGAVLPQARVGYGTYGHLNAKRDNAILLPSHYMAGHHGYEWLIGPGKCLDTTKLFLVTTELFGNGKSSSPSNTPEPFHGPRFPVMTIRDNVAAVHELLTKELKISHLRAVIGFSMGAQQAFQWAVSYPAFADRLVATSGTAKNYPHGVVRLEGQIAALTADEAFKNGDYAAPPTKGIEAFATVWTAWLFSQEWWRKELWRSDEKPGTTFEQVLNNYRTHFIPGADANDLILQMRTWEHHDVGTTPGFGGDVEKALRSIKAPILYMPSETDLYFPVGDARYEAAFIPGVTLLPIPSLWGHTAGAASNPADAKFLNENIGKFLAGK encoded by the coding sequence ATGCGAAACCTTACTTACTACGGCCTGCTCCTGGCCTTGCTATTTGGGCTCGGGGCCCCCGCCGCCCAGGCCCAAACCAAACCGGCCGACCGGGTACCGCACCACTTTTTCACGCTGACGAACTTCCGCACCGAGGGCGGCGCGGTGCTGCCCCAGGCCCGGGTGGGCTACGGCACCTACGGCCACCTCAACGCCAAGCGCGACAACGCCATCCTGCTGCCCTCGCACTACATGGCCGGCCACCACGGCTACGAGTGGCTCATTGGCCCGGGCAAGTGCCTGGACACGACCAAGTTGTTCCTGGTCACGACGGAGCTGTTCGGCAACGGTAAGTCGTCGTCGCCCAGCAACACGCCCGAGCCTTTCCACGGGCCCCGCTTCCCCGTCATGACCATCCGCGACAACGTGGCGGCCGTGCACGAGCTGCTGACCAAGGAGCTGAAGATAAGCCACCTGCGCGCCGTCATTGGCTTTTCGATGGGGGCCCAGCAGGCGTTTCAGTGGGCCGTGAGCTACCCCGCCTTTGCCGACCGCCTGGTGGCCACCTCGGGCACGGCCAAGAACTACCCGCACGGCGTGGTGCGCCTCGAAGGCCAGATTGCCGCCCTCACCGCCGACGAAGCGTTTAAGAACGGCGACTACGCCGCCCCGCCCACCAAGGGCATCGAGGCCTTCGCCACGGTGTGGACGGCCTGGCTGTTCTCGCAGGAGTGGTGGCGCAAAGAGCTGTGGCGCAGCGACGAGAAGCCCGGCACCACCTTCGAGCAAGTGCTCAATAACTACCGCACCCACTTCATCCCCGGGGCCGACGCCAACGACCTCATCCTGCAAATGCGTACCTGGGAGCACCACGACGTGGGCACCACCCCTGGCTTCGGCGGCGACGTTGAGAAGGCCCTGCGCAGCATCAAAGCGCCCATCCTCTACATGCCCTCCGAAACGGATTTGTACTTCCCCGTGGGCGATGCGCGCTACGAGGCCGCGTTCATTCCCGGCGTTACGCTGCTGCCCATCCCGTCGCTGTGGGGCCACACCGCCGGCGCCGCCAGCAACCCCGCCGACGCCAAATTCCTCAACGAGAACATCGGCAAGTTTCTGGCCGGCAAGTAA
- a CDS encoding AI-2E family transporter: protein MDQLTAPTSPPASLTSYARRVGIAAGIVFIVLFLTGLLGMAFGVFLRVLAALLIALPLQAGAQWLHRRTRLPQGLALLLVTLLVVGALVGTGWLFSTRIGEQVAELQKQLPQALRDVQARARGTEWGQWLANENLDFGRLTGGGSAWMGRITGVFSTTFSVLADAYVIIFLALFIALQPKLYRAGLVMLVPKPGRARAHEVLDKISDTLVKWVLGRLVSMLAVGVLTALGLWALGLPLAWVLALFAGLVTFIPNIGPIVSMVPALLLAFFHGGPTEALYVLALYLGVQTLESAAVSPVVQQRLILLPPALIFVGQLVIGSFTGLLGLTLATPIVAIGVILVKMLYVQDVLGDDSVEL, encoded by the coding sequence ATGGACCAACTTACTGCTCCCACCTCCCCACCTGCCTCCCTCACCAGCTACGCGCGGCGCGTGGGCATCGCGGCGGGCATCGTGTTCATTGTCTTGTTCTTGACGGGGCTGCTGGGAATGGCCTTCGGGGTATTTTTGCGGGTACTGGCGGCGCTGCTCATTGCCCTGCCACTGCAAGCGGGGGCCCAGTGGCTGCACCGCCGCACCCGCCTGCCGCAGGGCCTGGCACTGCTGCTGGTGACGCTGCTGGTGGTGGGGGCTCTGGTGGGCACGGGCTGGCTGTTTTCGACGCGCATTGGCGAGCAGGTGGCCGAGCTGCAAAAGCAGCTGCCGCAGGCCCTGCGCGACGTGCAGGCGCGCGCGCGCGGCACCGAGTGGGGCCAGTGGCTAGCCAACGAAAACCTCGATTTTGGCCGCCTCACGGGCGGCGGCTCGGCCTGGATGGGCCGCATCACGGGCGTGTTTTCCACCACGTTCAGCGTGCTGGCCGATGCCTACGTTATCATCTTTCTGGCCTTGTTTATTGCTTTGCAGCCCAAGCTGTACCGCGCCGGCCTGGTGATGCTGGTGCCCAAACCCGGCCGCGCCCGCGCCCACGAGGTGCTCGACAAAATCAGCGACACGCTGGTGAAATGGGTACTGGGCCGACTGGTGTCGATGCTGGCCGTGGGCGTGCTCACGGCCCTGGGGCTGTGGGCGTTGGGCCTGCCGCTGGCCTGGGTGCTGGCCCTGTTTGCGGGGCTGGTTACGTTCATTCCCAACATCGGGCCCATCGTTTCGATGGTGCCGGCGCTGCTGCTGGCCTTTTTCCACGGGGGCCCCACGGAGGCGCTGTACGTGCTGGCCCTATACCTGGGCGTGCAAACGCTGGAGAGCGCGGCCGTGTCGCCGGTGGTGCAGCAGCGGCTCATCCTGCTGCCGCCCGCCCTCATTTTTGTGGGGCAGCTGGTCATCGGCTCGTTCACCGGCCTGCTGGGGCTCACGTTGGCCACCCCCATCGTCGCCATCGGCGTGATTCTGGTGAAAATGCTCTATGTGCAGGACGTGCTGGGCGACGACTCGGTAGAGCTGTAG